The stretch of DNA aaatgtaaaaattaataaaatattaaatagaaggtaccaaaataaattaaatttaattagacaTCGCTTGGATATTAAtggatattatttaaaaattccgaTCGATCGGTCTGCAATTATTCTATTCATCTCCATTGAACTGAAAGCTCGCGCAAAATCGTGTCATATTTCGTTGAGGAAGTTCTAGCGAAACGTGAGCACTTTCTCGAGGGAGCAAGGCGTCTACCTACGCTGCAATTCGCCCGGcctatatttataaagcacgACCTCGTGGCACTCGCGTTTGCCACTACCGCCTACCTATCATGGTCCCGCGTGCAAATCAGCGCGCTGTCTAGTTCTCTTCTTCCTAATTTCCGAACGTACGAAAACGGGTCAGAGAGCTATTTTCGCGCGAAACGACCCTCAAAGCCTCGAAAGTACCGCAACGACGCGATACCTCATTAAACCAAATACCACGTATTTTATCACGCTACCGCGTCATACTTCCTTCTTCTGCTTCCGCTAGTTTCGATCGATTTCAAAACGTCGCTAAGGTATGTATTTGATTTGTACGCGACTCATTTCTAATCTCCGATTACAATCCTTTATTActgatttaattacaatttttaccaCTGCAATAAGTGATCGCAACCTGATGTAGTCAGACTTAAAcctaacataattaaaatctcgAATCAATATGCTCTTTGTAATATATTGACGAtagtaataaaagtaatttagcagattgtcttaagcaaaTATACACAttgaaatgattaaaaatgataacacctctgtttatttttttaggtgtCCAATCAAAGTGGCGTACCGAAATGTCAGAAATAGAAGGTGAGAGCCTTTTTACGAGCTCCGTCACGACCATGTTGCTTGAATATCATCGTAGATAGATAAACAAGTGTCAGTGGAAGAAGTCACGGGAACGAGCGTAATTCAGCGTATGcgcataaaaatgtaaagtttAATGTAATCAATGTGTAACGGAATGCAGAACGTATTAACCAAAGAATCTGGACAATTGCGctcttgcaaaattaaaatgtaccTCTGTCTGCTGCCTTGTCAAGGATGCAAACAATTTACATCCCATCGCACTTCGCGATATAATGCCGTTGTGTTCGTCACTGCACTGACGATGTCTATTAATAAGAAGCATTCGCCGAAGCTGCGCCATCGATCTTCATAAATCTCTATCGGCCTGCAGAAcgactaaaaataataaaaaccatTTGTACTCTTTTCCTTTCAACtgaaattctaatttaaagaTGTTAGTTCAGctttcacatatttatattctgtTACTTGACTTTTACATCGATTTACGAAAAACAAGCTTCAAatcgaattattaaaacattcatACAGCATTATAACAAATCGCCACATTTTGAACTACtctctaataattttctgtttttaaggCTACAAATCGGATTATAATAATTCGAAAATGTGAACTTACTGTTAGCATTCTAcgctataatatataaagtttaactAACACATTACGGAGACATCTCGagagcttttattttttaagctctgttatgcttatttatttacaaaaaaaaaacacaccaACGTTTACTGCGAATTGTCGCTTGTCATTTctttaatacatttacattgCTATCGAACtaacatttgtaatttatttttgcagatcTGCAGAACGCATCGAAACAGGATGACACTCAAGAAGACACAGCGGAAACAGCAGAGATCGACAATGAAGAACCGAGCTCGATAGAGGAATCAGATAGTTCCGAGTTATCGGAAAAGTTGTCTAAGACGGAATCAGAGGAGGAACGAGAATCAATTAAAGAGGAAGAACAAAAAGAGACGCCGAGTCACGAAAAGTCGCAAAAGGAAGAAACGCCAAATTCAGGTTGGTGTATAATGCGCActtcgattattaaaaaatacagacAAAAATTCGTAGGTTTAATTTCTTATGTGTGCGTGCGTTAATCAATACGAAGTTgaatttaaagcaaaaatcCTAAATTTCTATCGATACTTACCGTgcgtttcttttaattaataaacgtaaaatttcTGAATATTTACAAACTGAAGAAATTCgtgagagaaaaaattattcgagaGTAGTGCGTTTGTAACACTTCAAGCAACGCTGCAGCATAGTATGTTGCTGAAATAGTGCATGAAAATTTGCAGGCGTACTTTGTGGTTTCCGGAAATTTGAGATAAGAATTCAGAGAGCAATTAAAAGGCATCTACTTGTAAATAAATGaacaataagaatttattgcTTGACACATGAAAGAAGCTCGATTCGTGTAAgctctttattttcaatttacaaaagattaatatctcattattttgttagttaataaaaaattaattttaacttaccTAAATCTGGAAAATCCATCATCAAGACTGATGTTCTTAAATCATTTCGCATCAAGTAGactagaaattttattaatcttaaagAAAGTGCGCATAATTTTGCGCATATGTTTCAAGTGTGTTTATCCTATCGCCATCAGTTCGTTGCAACGAAGCAGCATTGCTCATCAAGCCGTCGTTATGTTTGTGCTACCATTATTCGCATAGACGTTCacgtgtttattttaatagcgaCGTCAGCGGATAGTTCGACGCGAATATACAGCGATCTGCGTTTCGTGATATGTTTCAAGGAAATCTAAACTTTCTTACGCGAACTATTTCGGTCACAGTACAAGTTCCGCCGTTTATTTACAAATCTTACTCTCTCACGGCGATTACACAGCACACAATTACCTGATCCCATAATAGAAATGCTCGATAAATAACTTGTTAGCCGAGTGAAAAATTGGTTAATCAATCTAAAGCtaaatttaaagcaaaaaatttgcaCTTTTATTGATGCCTGgcgtacatttttttctccaaaaataaatttttgcaatataaaatattatgatgcataataaaaattaatagtatttttaaaacaaaattgttgacaaaaataaaataaaaagataagaataatGCGGATAAAGCTTACAGAATAAGAACAATGAAcaggagaaagaaagataaaatagcataaggaaaaaaaagggtAGGAAAATTGGCACACAGACAAGATAGCACAAGAAAAGCGTCAGTAATGAAGCGTAGCATGTTAAGaatatatgaagaaaattCATGTTGCAGTCACAATGTTGAAAAGATTGATTGAAATTCCATTAGCTGAGTGATAAAAAGTGCACATTACAAATCCAGATAAAATTcacagatttaaataaaaagtaaatcaaAAAGTATATCATCGACCCAGTTATGTTCATGTACACTATGAAAGTTTTTCTCCtatgaagagagagaaagaaaaatgggCGGTGGCAATGTAGGACGTAACAATCGGGGTGCAACCAATGTTACATATCTACGTGTTAAtgatatgttaatttattccatttttatacaAGTATGTGTAATATGTATTCtcgattattaaatatagtgtaattaagttttaattaacaatcaaTATGCACAGcgcgatataattaatattataaacaagaCGCAGCGTACTGTAAACTGTTATTAAATGATCCTTGCTGTTACAATCATATGATAGGGAATCGCAGATCATTTTCAGCAGACTCGCTTTGTGCGCGAGCGGTTTCGCGGCGAGCGAACGCGCGTACGCCTTCGCCTCGCCTCGCTTCGCTTCGCGAACAGCTGCACAGGCGTCGAACGAGCGACCGAAAATAAATCCCCGCGGAGAATCCCCGTTCgttgttttaaataaagcgAGCACACGCGTGATAGCCGAAGCCGAAGCCGAAGCCGGTCAGCGCGCGCGGTTCGCGGTCGGCTCTCTCTTTTCTCGCGATTCGCGCGAGTCGCGTGAAAATCGCCTGTCTGCGCGCAGTGTTTCGTGTGGTACAGCGACAAAAGGATTCTGTGTTGGGTAAAATACTGTGTTCCACTGTGCACGGATTCGTGAATAGCAATCGAAACTCACTGCTGTCCCTCTTTCGCGCCTCTTTTCGTCATCGATCAATCGCGCATCCACTTAGGGAAAAGATTAGCGATACGCGCTATCGGGATAGCGGACGCGTCGTAAAGCGACGCAAACTCGTAACGAATGCGACGAGCGAAACGGATTGTCGTGCGAAAACCGGTTGTTTTACAATGCTTTTAACAAACTACTCACCTTATCCCGCGATCCGCGTCTTGAAACGCGCACAACTTCTGCCCGTTTgacgtgcaaaaataaaacattatggGTAGTCAAATTTGCCAAGTCTAGATAACGCACGTCTCTTCGTGGAATGATAAGCAAACTCGGGAACACGGCACATGGAAATTGCGCGTTGCAATTTAGTCTACTCGGTATTTGAGAATTACAATACTAAAATTTCTCGATAACCGCGAACTAAAACTAACGATAGGAAAATAGTGCTTTCTTTTAGTGCAGATGTCGAGGCAATATTATATCactgatattattattcatatataaatatcgtgtagaataatttttattatttccaattattttcaagattcTTTCTATCTAGGCTTTTATCGATCACATCAATATCTTTTAGTGTGATGCaatgattattatacaatCCGATGCGTAAAACGTATGGCATAAAAGATGCTGCGAATATAAATCTTATGCATTTGAAAAACTTGgataatatatagaattttcatgaaataatagttgtaaagtaattttagaaaacaGATGCGGATGTGTGGAAACCATCGATGCGAATAATCGGATTATATTTTGATCTTCGAGAAGCACCACTTGTCAAGATTTACGTTCGAACTCTTCACAGATTAAAAATAGCCATCGTTTTAGCAGAAAAGTAGTGAGTTTTCTCTGCTATTCGACTATCAAAACAGTATTTTACACCAGTACATTTTCTCTAGAAAGTCAGAAAGCAATAGGTATGCAttctcatatttatatataaacaaaattttatttcaatgttataaaattatttcctgtTTTTTTGGGAAAATATACCAATGTTAAAAGCACttgtagaattaattttttttttattaaaaataaacaactgCGCAGAGTAATTATTCAGGTTGCAAACACACGATTCTAAAACAGCAGCTGCTAAACTTAGAATTTTCACTGTggttaaaatgataaatagcGTATTTCAAGGTACAACAAATAGCAGAATCTCCCTacaaacgatataattagatttaatgTGTGACATCTTTAACAGAACTGGCGACCATCACGAGGAGCGCGTCGTCGGACGACAGCATGCCAGCGTCAATGTCGGGGACCGCCGTGAAACAGGTGGAACCGGACGAGCCGAGGATACCGCCGGCGACCGCGGCCGGTGCCGAAGATGCAACACAGCAACGTCACGTCAGGAGCGGTCCTAGCACGACAGTTGGTGAGTGGAATTCATTGCCGGTACTGGTAGAACGTCTGCGCGAGGCGGTCGAGCTGTCTTTGGCAGCGGGTCACCGACGAGGAGGCGGCGGCGTTGACGAACCGACGTCGACGTCACTCACCGAGCCTGTCGAcatcgatcgatcgcgcgcACGCCATTCCATGGAACAGGCGTTGCTCACCGGCGGCTGCGACCACGATGATCTCGAGTCGAAGAAGGACGAGCTCAAGTTCCTGGAGGATCTGCTGCTGTCGGACATCCAGACCGCGCTCTCCCGTCTGCGCGAGACGTTGGAGCGTACGGATGTCGCGACGCTCGCGAAACACGGCGGCGTGTCGGACCCTACGAGCAAGCTGCATCTCCTGCGTCTGGTGTCGAGTCTGTTGTCGCGGCTGCAAGTGCCGGAGGAGGGAGCGGGGGGCGGAGGCGGGACGACCCGGACGACCGACATCGCGGTGCAAAGCGGCGGCGTGCCCGTCGGAAGAAGACGTCGCGCTGTCAGGCACACCATCGGCGTTTCCGCCGAGGAAATCGCTCACGCGAGGAAGCAGCTGGAGGAGAGCAGCGCGGACTTGGCGAGACTGAACGACCAAGTCTCGGGTCAACGGCGGGAGTTGTTACTCCCAGCGTCGCACAACGCGACGAACAGCAACGAGAGACATGTGGAGGAAATTCATGACAAGTACACGAAGGACGCGATTAATCAGCGTCAGTCGTTGCGCGACAAGAACAAAGATTCCCACGGGGATGTCGGCGCGTACCGATTGCTAGCCCCGTCGCAAATTGACGTCGCAAATTACGCGGACCGGCCGATCGCCGCGGAAACGGTGAACGATGCGAATACACATCGAAGCCGACGCCGGGGCAGCGTCGACAGTTATCAAGAGAAGGAGAGCGACGACGAGGAGACTGCGATGAAAAGAGCGAACGAGGAGCAAAGTCGCGTGACGAAGCTTGCGGCGGCGCTTCGGCAGCGCGCAGAATTTCTCAGTGCAAACAagaacaacaacaacaacaacaacaaattCACGGTGAAGAAGTCCAAGATCAAGCGCGCTAACACCATCGACATACCGAGTTATCTCAAGCTGCAGGCCGGGAATCTCGGTTACGACAATCCCGGCTGCATTCTGCTGCGACGACCGATCAACGTGAGCGACAAGATCACCTTGAACACGTCCAACCCCGCTGTGCCGCCCTCGTTTCAACCCAGAACGGAGAACGACAAGAAGTTCTTGGCGCTCATCAACCGGAACAACGAGACGCAGGCGGTCAACACCGCGCCCGCTTTCGTCAAGTCCTTCGGCTACACGAAGAGGACGGACACATCCGCGCACGAGAATTGGAACAGCCGGTTCTCGAATATTAAGACGGCCTTCGACAAGCCGTCCGCCGTGAGCGAGGAGAGCAAGGCGTCTTCGAAGCCGCAGCCTTCCGCGAAACGTTCTCCGGGTTTTGCGCCGCAAACGTCCCCGAGCGCGACGCACAAGAGAGCACAGATTGACGGCACCTCGCACAACAGCTTCCCGTTCGCGAACGCGAACGTCGCGAAGTCGGACGCGGGTTTCAGACACGCGCCTTCGTCGTTATTCCGAAAAATCGACAAGTCGCAGACTCCCAAGTCGCCGCCGATCCATCACTGGCAAAGGGAGAACGTGCCAGCCAACACGAATACCTTGCGAGAGAAAGCCAGAATTATGTTCGATCGAGATAACGCTCAATCTCAACCGCCGTCCAAGTTCAACGTGAGCAAAAATTCGCAAAAGTCAGCCTTCCCTCGACCGCCGTGGCTCGAACACGACAAGAACGAGGGTAAATCGAGCAACATGGTCACCGAGAACGGACGATTGGATTATCGGCTGTTCTGCAAGCAATTCGCACCGTTCATCGGCAAGAATACCACTCCGGAGTCGAGGAAATCGCAGAACATCGAGGAATCCCGCAAACGCAACCAGCACTCGAACGCGCATTGTAAAAATGTCGCGTCGCCGAGCGAGAAACTCGGCGCGACGAACGGAAGAGCTCCCTTCAAGATATTCCCCGCGCAGGAATCGCGGATCGAACACTATTATCCAAATGAGCCGCGCCGCGAAGCCGAGGGAGCAATTCGGGACAAACTTCACAGCAAAAAGGACACGTTCGAGCCCGCCGAGACGCGCGGTGACAAGAGCCCGTTCGACGTTGCATTCGCGAGGAATGCAGCCGCATTCGACGCAACGCTCAGAGGTGGCTCCTCGTCCGTTCAGACGGCGGTTGTCAACGGCGATGCTCATCCGGAAGAGACGCGTGTGCTTCGCGTGGCTCCTAAAATCTCGAAAGACCTGCGCAACAACGTGCCGAAAATAGAACTCAGCGAACAGTGGCTGATGCCTCGAGATGAGCGCAGCGTCAATCCGACATCGGAATCGAGTTATCGCTCTGAGAATCCAGGGCACTTGATTCTAGATCACAATCGGAATTATCATCCCGCGAGCACAATAGACATCGCTCCGAATGAAACTTCGCCCTTCGCAAACAAGAATGCGTGCAACCTCGTCAAGGAAGACGCCGCTTGTGTGCTAAATCCGACGGAGAACGTCGTTCCTTTTCGAACGACTTCCGATCATCCGGCGGAAGAGCGGGAGATTTTCCAAGTGAAGTCGCAAAATGAAAATTCTTTCTCGTACAAGCCAGCAATCGATAATCGATCGCAAATATATTCGAATTACTCCTCAGGCATTAAACCGTTCGAGAGTGAAATGTCAAACACGTCGTGCGAAGTCGACAGGCAAGATTTCCTGCGTGCGAATGACGGCGCATTGCCGGAGGagcaaaatattcaaaatcagGACATCAGCGCGGACGCCGGCGTTGTCACGCGGTACACGTGTGCTATAGCGACCGTCGCGTCCGCGGACATTCCAGAAGCGCGATCGGAAGGAATCAGACCGGAATCCAGGGAATCGCTCTCCTCGTCTCCGTCGCAACTCGGATCGTATTCTAGAGCGACAAGCAGCGACGCGAGCGCGACCGAGAATGAAATACGCCGACACAACATGCTGCAGCAGAGTCTCGTCCGTCGGCTGCAAAACGAGCGTACGATGTTGAACGATTATCGCGACGCGCTTATACCGAGCCAGCCCGGCAGCTTCAATCAACCCTCGAAGTTTCAATCACCGGAAACCCCGCCGAAAAGACTGGAGCCGCGGAAATTGGAATCGCCGAGGAGATTCGAACCGCCGTCGATCGTCACCGGTTTATTGTCGGTAGCGCCGTCCTCGGCGTCCGGGATGAACCGCGTCACCGCACTCAGAGGGCAATACGAACAACCAGACGGCCAAGCGAAATCCGTGCAAAAAGAACGCTCGCCGATTCCAGGTGACGCGATAGACTCGAGCGACGAGTATCTAGTATCCTGCACCAACAAGCCGTCCAGATCCATCGTCCTGTCGAAATCCGAGTCGTGGCATCAACTGGCGCTCTCCCGGAATCATCACTCTTCGCCGCGTCTGTCCGCGCAGGACACTTTACCTCCGCAACCGCCTCCGCCCGCAAGCACATCTTACCTTCCGCCCAAGCCCAAGTCCAAATCACCGTCGCCCTACAGAATGAAGAAGCAGTACGAGGCGTCCTCGTCCTCGGACAGCGTAAAGAAAATGGAGAGCAAGATTCGCAGGTACTTTGACAATCCGACAAACGACGGCGCCGCGGAAGCGAGGGATTCCAAGGGCAGGCGTTTCTCGTCGCGCGACTCGCTCAAGAATCACGGTCTCATCGGTCTATCCAGAAGTCGCACTATGCCGGGGATATGCGACGAGAGCACGCTGCGTCTGGTGATCCCGACAGCGCCGCAAATTTCTGTGTCAAGTCTCAACACCGCCGACGTGGATAAGGTGTTCGACGACATCTTCGAGGAGGCCACTAAAGCCGATGATCATCACTTCTAACCAGCCAATTTTCCTCTCAAGTGTCATAAGTCCGAGCGCGATATACCAACACGAGGCACTGAATGCAATAAAGTGATGGTTTGTCTGAGACTGCCAAAAGTACTTCTTGTGTAAGCCGATGACGCGATGCTCTGCGCCGTGTTGAACATTGTgataaaaatgctttattaCGATAAAGTGTGATTTTACTCGACAGCGTGGCCTGCAGTTGTAATCTTGGATGATACGCCATTCTCATCGGTCGGTTTATTCTAATCAgactgtttatattttaaaagtttgtatataattattgttggttactatttttatttattttggttaatgctaaaatttattattcctctgttttctttcaaatttaacTTTGATTAATGTGtagtagaatatttttttcgtataaataTGAATCCAATATTATCTCATTACATTTTGCATGTAAAATgtcatgtattttatttagaaaagttattggttattttttatagatttttgtaGATTGAAAAGAATTGACGGTAGTTAATGCGCGCTTATATGCGCTTAGTGAGATTCGGATTTACGATCGCAGAAgtgatttgaaatttatattaaaattttcttcgaaCAATCTTACATTTCAACAGGTCTGATTAGAAACCGCATTTTTGAAGTACAGAAATGTTTCGTGATGCACCGAAACACAAAGTTAGCCAGCTCTCCAcggaagaaatattatttcatcacACAGAACTGACGCCTATATGATCTTCGTTCATTACACAAGAGACAAGGTAGTGCAAATGGATGCAACGACTGCATCATCAACGACTGGTGTTTATCGCTCTTTGTTTTTTCCTACCGAAATTATTTCGTTCTTGGCACGTGtgtgcagaaaaaaaaatcagtgcGTCGAGTGAATGAAACCGTTTCGCGAAATCTGCTTGAACTAGCAAGAAATAGACAACATCGGCCGACGATTCCGTCATTAACGCGCTTAACGCCGCATTATTTAGTCATAAAACCTGCATATTAACAGGCTAAACGCGCTACACGCAATGCGcgcaatgtaatttttttttttctatctacttttcttttttttctaaactcaAGTTGTTAGCGCGGTGTGTATGTCTCATGGACGGACTTTGAGAGTCGCTAGAGGACCATGCCAATCCCCGAATAAAGCAGTGAGTCACAGCCCTTATTTTTGTTGATCCTTTTGTTACGCAGTAGCGTGCAGGTTGCTCTGCTGCGAGTGTGTAAAAGAGTGCATCATAGTATACGTGAGACGCGCGCTGGTACATAGCAGAGCAGAACGAAGCTGTGGTGGCTCGCTCAATTTCTCGAAAAGCATCCCCCGAATAGAGATCCTTGAATGAAATCTAAACAATTTCTTTGCTTTACTCGTAATATACTCGACAACGTGCAATATTGCGATTACAGCTGCACATTTCGCGACATTTGTGTGTAACACAATATGTTACATTCATCTTTATTACGAgttttagatatttaacaaaagaaattttgaaaatttctaaaatacttTGCATTACGGAGCATTGTGTGATAACAATACAcagtaatatattgtatttatcatttcaataattcttgAATGAAAACAGTTAATCTTATTATACGTGTTTGCAAACGAAATTACGCATAGATACATGAACAGCataattaaatctatatataaattataacaacaGATTTTACAAGTCAAAAGAGTTCTCTAAGATCGATATTACAGCCTGAAAACATTAACATTTCTATGTTATgcaagaagaaagagagggagagaaagaggaaaggaaACAGCAAAACTCAAACTCTCTAAACACTTTGTTTTCTTGGTTTAAATTTGCCTGTACTTGCCGCCACACCTCGTGAACGTCCTCTTAGGTACAAGTGCGTCGTGTGTTCGCCGCGTGTATACGCGCACGGATACCTACTCAACGCTCGTGCATGTGGTGGCGTCGATTGATACCGGCGAGCAACAAATCGGTACT from Linepithema humile isolate Giens D197 chromosome 2, Lhum_UNIL_v1.0, whole genome shotgun sequence encodes:
- the LOC105674839 gene encoding uro-adherence factor A-like translates to MSEIEDLQNASKQDDTQEDTAETAEIDNEEPSSIEESDSSELSEKLSKTESEEERESIKEEEQKETPSHEKSQKEETPNSGSLLLQSYDRESQIIFSRLALCASGFAASERAYAFASPRFASRTAAQASNERPKINPRGESPFVVLNKASTRVIAEAEAEAGQRARFAVGSLFSRDSRESRENRLSARSVSCGTATKGFCVGKVVSFLCYSTIKTVFYTSTFSLESQKAIELATITRSASSDDSMPASMSGTAVKQVEPDEPRIPPATAAGAEDATQQRHVRSGPSTTVGEWNSLPVLVERLREAVELSLAAGHRRGGGGVDEPTSTSLTEPVDIDRSRARHSMEQALLTGGCDHDDLESKKDELKFLEDLLLSDIQTALSRLRETLERTDVATLAKHGGVSDPTSKLHLLRLVSSLLSRLQVPEEGAGGGGGTTRTTDIAVQSGGVPVGRRRRAVRHTIGVSAEEIAHARKQLEESSADLARLNDQVSGQRRELLLPASHNATNSNERHVEEIHDKYTKDAINQRQSLRDKNKDSHGDVGAYRLLAPSQIDVANYADRPIAAETVNDANTHRSRRRGSVDSYQEKESDDEETAMKRANEEQSRVTKLAAALRQRAEFLSANKNNNNNNNKFTVKKSKIKRANTIDIPSYLKLQAGNLGYDNPGCILLRRPINVSDKITLNTSNPAVPPSFQPRTENDKKFLALINRNNETQAVNTAPAFVKSFGYTKRTDTSAHENWNSRFSNIKTAFDKPSAVSEESKASSKPQPSAKRSPGFAPQTSPSATHKRAQIDGTSHNSFPFANANVAKSDAGFRHAPSSLFRKIDKSQTPKSPPIHHWQRENVPANTNTLREKARIMFDRDNAQSQPPSKFNVSKNSQKSAFPRPPWLEHDKNEGKSSNMVTENGRLDYRLFCKQFAPFIGKNTTPESRKSQNIEESRKRNQHSNAHCKNVASPSEKLGATNGRAPFKIFPAQESRIEHYYPNEPRREAEGAIRDKLHSKKDTFEPAETRGDKSPFDVAFARNAAAFDATLRGGSSSVQTAVVNGDAHPEETRVLRVAPKISKDLRNNVPKIELSEQWLMPRDERSVNPTSESSYRSENPGHLILDHNRNYHPASTIDIAPNETSPFANKNACNLVKEDAACVLNPTENVVPFRTTSDHPAEEREIFQVKSQNENSFSYKPAIDNRSQIYSNYSSGIKPFESEMSNTSCEVDRQDFLRANDGALPEEQNIQNQDISADAGVVTRYTCAIATVASADIPEARSEGIRPESRESLSSSPSQLGSYSRATSSDASATENEIRRHNMLQQSLVRRLQNERTMLNDYRDALIPSQPGSFNQPSKFQSPETPPKRLEPRKLESPRRFEPPSIVTGLLSVAPSSASGMNRVTALRGQYEQPDGQAKSVQKERSPIPGDAIDSSDEYLVSCTNKPSRSIVLSKSESWHQLALSRNHHSSPRLSAQDTLPPQPPPPASTSYLPPKPKSKSPSPYRMKKQYEASSSSDSVKKMESKIRRYFDNPTNDGAAEARDSKGRRFSSRDSLKNHGLIGLSRSRTMPGICDESTLRLVIPTAPQISVSSLNTADVDKVFDDIFEEATKADDHHF